The following are encoded in a window of Camelus ferus isolate YT-003-E chromosome 28, BCGSAC_Cfer_1.0, whole genome shotgun sequence genomic DNA:
- the CKAP2L gene encoding cytoskeleton-associated protein 2-like isoform X1, with translation MVRPGPSAAAEERQRKLQEYLAAKGKLKCQNTKPYLKTKNNCPNPPPSKSTIRPKKDVTNHVALPVKPTRPISTELRFRTANITRSQRPQLEPPKLLGKRLTSGYVSSNPNCKRSSNSQQQCGFGSSTTGELSRKAMGSLNIQELKTTKQQVTDRGDAKHTDSVANTHVGNESVDSCQEERNKENLSQTSPDSERGPNAELWVKSKPKTDSYNPTKSSLAPTKQALNKSSVNSAVRKKTVNKRFIGETQIRIPPLKSQQLSRGKDLARPGAKPAKTVPSHFVQTINRTQASKKPAVKDIKNIKVKMGKYERSNETQLQSCTVTEQEVKCTKPRTHPSVLQGGCSNRNPNVKRDRKPTQACFRPQTSCVLQKSKAMSQRPKLTVGSFNSAIPSTPRTRANGGANGNKFNNSCQQKARTLDSKLKRTLPQSYFLNKTAPKTQAGRTAVNGRGASGGTQTNPNTKKTTAEDRSRKQLEEWQKSKGKIYKRPPMELKTKRKIIEEMNISFWKSMEKEEEEKKAQLELSSKIDKTLAECVQLIEGGVLSNEVFAILSSIPEAEKFAKFWICKAKLLASKGTFDVIALYEEAIRNGATPIQELREVVLNILQDPKRTTEGITSDSLVAETNIASIEELAKKMESGKSCLSPKKREQVTATPQITKTEQNNHYGIKLQIAPIPRVSGMPEVQDMKLITPVRRSTRIERAVSRYPEMLQEHDLVVASLSELLEVEDTECFIFRKNEALPVTLGFQIPES, from the exons ATGGTGCGGCCGGGGCCCTCCGCCGCCGCCG AAGAGCGGCAGAGAAAGCTGCAGGAGTACCTAGCAGCCAAGGGAAAGCTGAAGTGCCAAAACACCAA GCCTTATCTAAAAACCAAGAATAATTGCCCAAATCCTCCACCTTCTAAATCT aCTATTAGACCCAAAAAGGATGTTACCAACCATGTTGCTTTGCCTGTCAAACCTACAAGACCCATCAGCACTGAACTTCGGTTCAGAACTGCCAATATCACAAGGTCCCAGAGGCCACAGTTGGAGCCACCAAAACTTCTGGGCAAAAGGCTGACTTCAGGATATGTTTCTTCTAACCCAAACTGTAAGCGTTCCAGCAATAGTCAACAACAGTGTGGATTTGGATCATCCACTACTGGCGAACTATCAAGAAAAGCCATGGGGTCACTTAATATACAGGaattgaaaactacaaagcagCAGGTAACAGATCGAGGGGATGCTAAACACACAGACTCCGTGGCTAACACCCATGTTGGAAATGAATCTGTAGATAGTTGtcaagaagagagaaacaaagagaacttGTCCCAAACCTCACCAGACTCTGAGAGGGGGCCAAATGCTGAATTATGGGTGAAAAGTAAGCCAAAAACTGACTCTTATAATCCAACCAAGAGCAGTTTGGCTCCAACAAAACAAGCCTTGAACAAAAGTTCAGTGAATAGTGCTGTTCGGAAAAAAACAGTTAATAAACGATTTATTGGAGAAACACAAATCCGAATTCCACCACTGAAGTCACAACAACTCTCCAGAGGAAAAGATCTTGCAAGACCAGGTGCAAAACCGGCAAAAACCGTTCCCTCTCACTTTGTTCAGACAATTAATAGGACTCAAGCATCAAAGAAACCAGCGGTCAAGGACATAAAGAATATAAAGGTTAAGATGGGTAAATATGAAAGATCAAATGAAACTCAGTTACAATCATGCACAGTTACCGAACAGGAAGTAAAATGTACCAAGCCCAGGACACACCCCAGTGTGCTTCAGGGAGGATGTAGCAACAGAAATCCAAACGTTAAGCGAGATCGTAAACCCACTCAAGCCTGTTTTAGACCTCAGACGTCATGTGTTCTGCAAAAATCCAAAGCCATGAGCCAAAGACCTAAGTTGACAGTTGGTAGCTTCAATTCAGCCATTCCAAGCACCCCTCGCACAAGAGCCAACGGAGGAGCCAATGGGAACAAATTCAACAACAGCTGTCAACAAAAAGCGCGGACTTTGGACTCCAAGCTGAAGAGGACCCTTCCCCAGAGCTATTTTCTAAACAAGACAGCTCCCAAAACGCAAGCTGGTCGCACAGCCGTAAATGGAAGAGGAGCCTCAGGTGGGACCCAGACTAATCCAAATACAAAGAAGACCACAGCGGAGGATCGAAG CAGGAAGCAGTTGGAAGAATGGCAGAAATCTAAGGGGAAAATCTATAAACGGCCTCCCATGgaacttaaaacaaaaagaaaaataatagaggaaaTGAATATTTCGTTCTGGAAGAGtatggaaaaagaagaggaagaaaagaaagcgCAACTTGAGCTGTCCAGTAAGATCGACAAGACTCTGGCAGAATGTGTGCAACTCATTGAAGGG ggtGTGCTTTCTAATGAAGTATTTGCCATATTGTCCAGTATTCCCGAGGCTGAAAAATTTGCTAAATTCTGGATCTGCAAAGCGAAGTTGCTGGCGAGTAAAGGCACCTTTGATGTTATCGCGCTGTACGAAGAGGCCATTAGAAATGGGGCCACA ccAATACAAGAGTTGCGGGAAGTTGTTCTTAACATTTTGCAAGATCCAAAGAGAACCACAGAAG GGATTACCTCTGACTCTTTAGTTGCTGAAACTAATATAGCATCAATAGAAGAGCTGGCCAAGAAGATGGAGTCTGGGAAGTCTTGTCTTTCCCCAAAGAAGAGGGAACAGGTTACAGCAACACCTCAGATAACCAAGACAGAACAGAATAATCATTATGGTATCAAATTACAGATCGCCCCAATCCCTAG GGTGAGCGGAATGCCGGAAGTGCAAGACATGAAACTCATCACCCCCGTGCGGCGCTCCACGAGGATCGAGCGAGCGGTGTCCCGCTACCCGGAGATGCTGCAGGAACACGACTTAGTCGTGGCTTCTCTCAGTGAGCTCTTAGAAGTGGAAGACACAGAGTGTTTTATATTCCGCAAAAATGAGGCTTTGCCGGTAACATTAGGGTTTCAAATCCCTGAATCATAA
- the CKAP2L gene encoding cytoskeleton-associated protein 2-like isoform X2, translating into MVRPGPSAAAEERQRKLQEYLAAKGKLKCQNTKPYLKTKNNCPNPPPSKSTIRPKKDVTNHVALPVKPTRPISTELRFRTANITRSQRPQLEPPKLLGKRLTSGYVSSNPNCKRSSNSQQQCGFGSSTTGELSRKAMGSLNIQELKTTKQQVTDRGDAKHTDSVANTHVGNESVDSCQEERNKENLSQTSPDSERGPNAELWVKSKPKTDSYNPTKSSLAPTKQALNKSSVNSAVRKKTVNKRFIGETQIRIPPLKSQQLSRGKDLARPGAKPAKTVPSHFVQTINRTQASKKPAVKDIKNIKVKMGKYERSNETQLQSCTVTEQEVKCTKPRTHPSVLQGGCSNRNPNVKRDRKPTQACFRPQTSCVLQKSKAMSQRPKLTVGSFNSAIPSTPRTRANGGANGNKFNNSCQQKARTLDSKLKRTLPQSYFLNKTAPKTQAGRTAVNGRGASGGTQTNPNTKKTTAEDRRKQLEEWQKSKGKIYKRPPMELKTKRKIIEEMNISFWKSMEKEEEEKKAQLELSSKIDKTLAECVQLIEGGVLSNEVFAILSSIPEAEKFAKFWICKAKLLASKGTFDVIALYEEAIRNGATPIQELREVVLNILQDPKRTTEGITSDSLVAETNIASIEELAKKMESGKSCLSPKKREQVTATPQITKTEQNNHYGIKLQIAPIPRVSGMPEVQDMKLITPVRRSTRIERAVSRYPEMLQEHDLVVASLSELLEVEDTECFIFRKNEALPVTLGFQIPES; encoded by the exons ATGGTGCGGCCGGGGCCCTCCGCCGCCGCCG AAGAGCGGCAGAGAAAGCTGCAGGAGTACCTAGCAGCCAAGGGAAAGCTGAAGTGCCAAAACACCAA GCCTTATCTAAAAACCAAGAATAATTGCCCAAATCCTCCACCTTCTAAATCT aCTATTAGACCCAAAAAGGATGTTACCAACCATGTTGCTTTGCCTGTCAAACCTACAAGACCCATCAGCACTGAACTTCGGTTCAGAACTGCCAATATCACAAGGTCCCAGAGGCCACAGTTGGAGCCACCAAAACTTCTGGGCAAAAGGCTGACTTCAGGATATGTTTCTTCTAACCCAAACTGTAAGCGTTCCAGCAATAGTCAACAACAGTGTGGATTTGGATCATCCACTACTGGCGAACTATCAAGAAAAGCCATGGGGTCACTTAATATACAGGaattgaaaactacaaagcagCAGGTAACAGATCGAGGGGATGCTAAACACACAGACTCCGTGGCTAACACCCATGTTGGAAATGAATCTGTAGATAGTTGtcaagaagagagaaacaaagagaacttGTCCCAAACCTCACCAGACTCTGAGAGGGGGCCAAATGCTGAATTATGGGTGAAAAGTAAGCCAAAAACTGACTCTTATAATCCAACCAAGAGCAGTTTGGCTCCAACAAAACAAGCCTTGAACAAAAGTTCAGTGAATAGTGCTGTTCGGAAAAAAACAGTTAATAAACGATTTATTGGAGAAACACAAATCCGAATTCCACCACTGAAGTCACAACAACTCTCCAGAGGAAAAGATCTTGCAAGACCAGGTGCAAAACCGGCAAAAACCGTTCCCTCTCACTTTGTTCAGACAATTAATAGGACTCAAGCATCAAAGAAACCAGCGGTCAAGGACATAAAGAATATAAAGGTTAAGATGGGTAAATATGAAAGATCAAATGAAACTCAGTTACAATCATGCACAGTTACCGAACAGGAAGTAAAATGTACCAAGCCCAGGACACACCCCAGTGTGCTTCAGGGAGGATGTAGCAACAGAAATCCAAACGTTAAGCGAGATCGTAAACCCACTCAAGCCTGTTTTAGACCTCAGACGTCATGTGTTCTGCAAAAATCCAAAGCCATGAGCCAAAGACCTAAGTTGACAGTTGGTAGCTTCAATTCAGCCATTCCAAGCACCCCTCGCACAAGAGCCAACGGAGGAGCCAATGGGAACAAATTCAACAACAGCTGTCAACAAAAAGCGCGGACTTTGGACTCCAAGCTGAAGAGGACCCTTCCCCAGAGCTATTTTCTAAACAAGACAGCTCCCAAAACGCAAGCTGGTCGCACAGCCGTAAATGGAAGAGGAGCCTCAGGTGGGACCCAGACTAATCCAAATACAAAGAAGACCACAGCGGAGGATCGAAG GAAGCAGTTGGAAGAATGGCAGAAATCTAAGGGGAAAATCTATAAACGGCCTCCCATGgaacttaaaacaaaaagaaaaataatagaggaaaTGAATATTTCGTTCTGGAAGAGtatggaaaaagaagaggaagaaaagaaagcgCAACTTGAGCTGTCCAGTAAGATCGACAAGACTCTGGCAGAATGTGTGCAACTCATTGAAGGG ggtGTGCTTTCTAATGAAGTATTTGCCATATTGTCCAGTATTCCCGAGGCTGAAAAATTTGCTAAATTCTGGATCTGCAAAGCGAAGTTGCTGGCGAGTAAAGGCACCTTTGATGTTATCGCGCTGTACGAAGAGGCCATTAGAAATGGGGCCACA ccAATACAAGAGTTGCGGGAAGTTGTTCTTAACATTTTGCAAGATCCAAAGAGAACCACAGAAG GGATTACCTCTGACTCTTTAGTTGCTGAAACTAATATAGCATCAATAGAAGAGCTGGCCAAGAAGATGGAGTCTGGGAAGTCTTGTCTTTCCCCAAAGAAGAGGGAACAGGTTACAGCAACACCTCAGATAACCAAGACAGAACAGAATAATCATTATGGTATCAAATTACAGATCGCCCCAATCCCTAG GGTGAGCGGAATGCCGGAAGTGCAAGACATGAAACTCATCACCCCCGTGCGGCGCTCCACGAGGATCGAGCGAGCGGTGTCCCGCTACCCGGAGATGCTGCAGGAACACGACTTAGTCGTGGCTTCTCTCAGTGAGCTCTTAGAAGTGGAAGACACAGAGTGTTTTATATTCCGCAAAAATGAGGCTTTGCCGGTAACATTAGGGTTTCAAATCCCTGAATCATAA